A single Mangrovimonas sp. YM274 DNA region contains:
- a CDS encoding WG repeat-containing protein: MRFNSILFVLIFFISKGFSQELALARFDDKYGYLNKSGEWQISPQFESAKDFVEDLAEAMGANEKWGFINRNGEWQIQPKFVRVKEFNSGIALAYDGDRWFYINRKGEEVLKNVKTVKYYDFSEGFAIVRSEDGKVGFIDTLGNYIVEPKFEKVHDFVNGYARVSPDGKWGIIDVKGKYFVEPNYRRVGNVYLGNVVVENENEEVGLIIEGKFKVVEGARKIWDFSYNGEFTYAKKDDFVGFINNKGEWVVEPQFDKARAFLNGLAPVMLKNKWGYINTSGELVIDYKFKDADVFSKDGLAPVKLKKRWGFIDKTGKLVIQDEYDIHSRMGGFGIGGRRAMRNFGLELPNFGFIDGLARVKKDKEWGFIDANGEVLNNTWYQNLELFQ, translated from the coding sequence ATGAGATTTAATTCAATTTTATTTGTGCTAATTTTTTTTATTTCTAAAGGGTTTTCTCAGGAATTGGCACTTGCAAGATTTGACGACAAGTATGGTTATCTAAATAAATCTGGCGAATGGCAAATAAGTCCACAATTTGAGTCTGCTAAAGATTTTGTTGAAGATTTAGCTGAGGCTATGGGCGCCAATGAAAAATGGGGATTTATTAATAGGAATGGAGAATGGCAAATTCAACCTAAGTTTGTAAGAGTTAAAGAATTTAATTCAGGAATAGCCTTAGCTTATGATGGGGATCGTTGGTTTTATATAAATAGAAAAGGAGAGGAGGTTCTTAAAAACGTTAAGACTGTTAAATATTATGATTTTTCAGAGGGTTTTGCTATTGTTAGATCAGAGGATGGTAAGGTTGGTTTTATAGATACGTTAGGCAATTATATTGTTGAACCTAAGTTTGAAAAAGTACATGATTTTGTAAATGGTTATGCAAGGGTTTCCCCTGATGGGAAATGGGGGATTATTGATGTTAAAGGGAAGTATTTTGTTGAACCCAATTACAGAAGGGTTGGTAATGTTTATTTAGGGAATGTTGTTGTCGAGAATGAAAATGAGGAAGTAGGCTTGATAATAGAGGGGAAGTTTAAAGTGGTAGAAGGAGCGAGAAAAATATGGGATTTTTCCTATAATGGTGAGTTTACATATGCGAAAAAAGATGATTTTGTAGGTTTCATAAACAATAAAGGCGAGTGGGTTGTTGAACCTCAATTTGATAAGGCAAGAGCTTTTTTAAATGGACTAGCCCCCGTAATGCTTAAAAATAAATGGGGATATATTAATACATCTGGAGAATTAGTTATAGATTATAAATTTAAAGATGCGGATGTTTTTAGTAAAGATGGTTTAGCGCCAGTAAAGTTAAAAAAGCGTTGGGGCTTTATTGATAAAACTGGAAAATTGGTTATTCAAGATGAGTATGATATTCATTCTCGTATGGGAGGATTTGGGATTGGAGGTAGAAGAGCAATGAGGAATTTTGGTTTGGAGCTGCCTAATTTTGGCTTTATTGATGGTTTAGCTAGGGTAAAAAAAGATAAGGAATGGGGGTTTATAGATGCTAATGGAGAGGTATTGAATAATACTTGGTATCAAAACTTGGAATTGTTCCAATAA
- the fabG gene encoding 3-oxoacyl-ACP reductase FabG → MKCAIITGGSRGIGRAICIQLAKDTNYHIIINYNSNETAALETKQAVEAEGNTAEIIKFNVANAEEVTSALEAWQEANKEAVVEVVVNNAGITKDGLFMWMPQNDWQDVINTSLNGFYNVTNFFIQKLLRNRFGRIVNVASVSGVKGTAGQTNYSAAKGALIGATKALAQEVAKRKITVNAVAPGFIKSDMTAELDEKELKGMIPLNRFGEPEEVAHAVSFLVSDKASYITGEVININGGIYS, encoded by the coding sequence ATGAAATGTGCCATAATCACAGGTGGGTCAAGAGGAATAGGACGAGCCATTTGTATTCAACTAGCAAAAGATACCAATTACCATATCATCATTAATTACAATAGTAATGAAACCGCAGCGTTAGAAACCAAACAAGCTGTAGAGGCAGAGGGTAATACTGCCGAAATTATAAAATTTAATGTAGCCAATGCCGAGGAAGTTACAAGTGCTCTAGAAGCATGGCAGGAGGCTAATAAAGAGGCTGTTGTTGAGGTTGTTGTAAACAATGCAGGAATTACAAAAGACGGATTGTTTATGTGGATGCCTCAAAATGACTGGCAGGATGTAATCAATACGTCCCTGAACGGATTTTATAATGTTACCAATTTCTTTATTCAAAAACTTTTGCGCAATCGTTTTGGTCGCATTGTGAACGTGGCGTCCGTATCTGGAGTTAAGGGTACAGCAGGGCAAACCAATTATTCGGCTGCCAAAGGGGCATTGATAGGTGCCACTAAGGCGTTGGCCCAAGAAGTAGCCAAACGAAAAATCACTGTTAATGCAGTGGCGCCAGGATTTATAAAATCTGATATGACGGCAGAGCTGGATGAAAAGGAGTTAAAAGGTATGATTCCTTTAAATCGTTTTGGGGAGCCGGAAGAAGTGGCGCACGCCGTATCATTTTTAGTTTCAGACAAAGCATCTTATATTACCGGGGAAGTCATAAATATTAATGGAGGTATTTACTCCTAA
- a CDS encoding beta-ketoacyl synthase encodes MRRVVISGMGIYSCIGENLEQVKQSLYEGKSGIVVDEDRIAFGYRSPLTGMVSQPNLKGLLSRRQRISLGEEGEYAYVATLEALKNAKIDQDFLDQHEVGILYGNDSTAKSVIESVDKIREKKDTTLVGSGAIFQGMNSSVTMNLSTIFKLKGINFTISAACASGSHAIGMAYHLIKSGMQDCVICGGAQEINKLAMASFDGLGVFSVHTEDPHKASRPFDKDRDGLVPSGGAATLVLETYESAVARGATIYGEVLGYGFSSNGDHISTPNVDGPARAMNMAINQAAINPSDIEYVNAHATSTPVGDANEAKAIFSVFGENGPYVSSTKSMTGHECWMAGASEVIYSILMMQNDFIAPNINLGEPDEAAAKLNLVAETIDKKFDVFLSNSFGFGGTNSALIIKK; translated from the coding sequence ATGAGAAGAGTTGTAATATCGGGTATGGGTATTTACTCATGCATTGGAGAAAATTTAGAACAGGTAAAACAGTCCCTCTATGAAGGGAAATCAGGGATTGTTGTGGACGAAGACCGGATAGCTTTTGGGTATCGATCTCCCTTAACCGGAATGGTTTCTCAGCCTAATCTTAAGGGATTGCTCTCCAGACGCCAGCGCATTAGTTTGGGGGAGGAAGGAGAGTATGCTTATGTGGCTACTTTGGAAGCTTTAAAGAATGCAAAAATCGATCAGGACTTTTTGGATCAACATGAGGTGGGAATTCTCTATGGAAACGATAGTACGGCGAAATCGGTTATTGAATCTGTAGATAAAATTCGGGAGAAAAAGGACACCACATTAGTTGGTTCTGGAGCAATTTTTCAAGGAATGAATTCTTCCGTAACCATGAATTTGTCAACTATTTTCAAACTTAAAGGTATCAATTTTACCATTAGTGCCGCTTGTGCCAGTGGGTCTCATGCAATAGGCATGGCTTACCATTTAATTAAAAGTGGTATGCAGGATTGCGTGATTTGTGGAGGCGCCCAAGAAATCAATAAGTTGGCTATGGCTAGCTTTGATGGTTTGGGTGTGTTTTCGGTGCATACAGAAGATCCGCATAAAGCATCAAGGCCGTTTGATAAGGACAGGGATGGCTTGGTGCCTAGCGGAGGAGCGGCAACCTTGGTTTTGGAAACGTATGAGTCTGCCGTAGCACGAGGAGCCACTATTTATGGCGAAGTTTTAGGGTATGGATTTTCTTCTAATGGCGATCATATTTCTACCCCAAATGTAGATGGTCCTGCAAGAGCGATGAATATGGCTATCAATCAGGCTGCAATCAACCCTTCTGATATTGAATATGTAAATGCGCATGCCACTTCTACTCCAGTAGGGGATGCCAATGAGGCGAAAGCAATCTTTTCGGTTTTTGGTGAAAATGGCCCATATGTAAGTTCTACTAAATCCATGACAGGACATGAATGTTGGATGGCAGGGGCGAGTGAGGTTATTTACTCCATTTTGATGATGCAGAATGACTTTATAGCACCTAATATAAATCTTGGAGAACCTGATGAGGCCGCGGCTAAATTAAATTTGGTAGCAGAAACAATAGATAAAAAATTTGATGTATTTTTGTCCAATTCTTTTGGATTTGGAGGGACAAATTCCGCATTAATAATTAAAAAATAA
- a CDS encoding phosphopantetheine-binding protein, whose translation MDKEVIIEKINNFLVDEFEVEEDDISAGANLKETLELDSLDFVDLVVAIESNFGVKLVGEDFVNVVTLQDFYNLIETKLS comes from the coding sequence ATGGATAAAGAAGTTATCATTGAGAAGATAAACAACTTTTTGGTTGATGAGTTTGAGGTTGAAGAAGATGATATATCTGCAGGAGCTAATTTGAAGGAAACTTTGGAGCTGGATAGTTTGGATTTTGTGGATTTGGTTGTTGCTATCGAATCTAATTTTGGTGTTAAGCTTGTAGGAGAAGACTTCGTGAACGTAGTGACGTTACAAGATTTTTATAATCTTATAGAAACGAAATTAAGCTAA
- a CDS encoding lipid A biosynthesis acyltransferase encodes MATEWEGKSRGTVFGYRIFVFFMQKFGVVSAYLILCFVAAYYCLFAFDSSKSIYYYFRKRRGYSVLKSLLSIYRNYYVFGKTIIDKVAISSGLRDYFTYQFDGVELLEEALKKKKGGILISAHVGNFEIAEHFFGELEGYASINLLTTDVEHTAIKEYLESVTGKSKIKLILIREDLSHIFEINAALARNELVCITGDRYVKGAKFLTHDLFGEKAQFPAGPFVLASRLRVPVLFVYVMKETNRHYHLYTRKAESKHRDADGLLEEYTKSLTWILEKYPLQWFNYFDFWKSENDS; translated from the coding sequence ATGGCTACTGAATGGGAAGGTAAATCCAGAGGTACCGTTTTTGGATATAGAATCTTTGTATTCTTTATGCAAAAATTTGGAGTAGTATCTGCTTACCTTATTCTTTGTTTTGTAGCTGCCTATTATTGCTTATTTGCTTTCGATAGTTCAAAATCTATCTACTACTACTTTAGAAAAAGGCGTGGTTATTCTGTCTTGAAAAGCCTATTGAGCATCTATAGAAATTACTACGTTTTTGGTAAGACCATTATAGATAAAGTAGCTATTTCTTCTGGGTTAAGAGATTATTTTACCTATCAGTTTGATGGGGTGGAGCTTTTAGAAGAGGCCCTCAAAAAGAAAAAAGGAGGTATTTTAATTAGTGCCCATGTTGGGAATTTTGAAATAGCCGAACACTTTTTTGGAGAATTGGAGGGCTATGCATCCATAAACTTGCTCACTACCGATGTGGAGCATACAGCCATCAAGGAGTACTTGGAGAGCGTTACTGGAAAATCCAAGATCAAACTTATTCTAATTAGGGAAGACCTTTCCCATATTTTTGAGATCAATGCTGCTTTGGCCAGAAATGAATTGGTATGTATTACCGGCGATCGGTATGTAAAGGGCGCAAAGTTTTTAACCCATGATCTCTTTGGGGAAAAGGCGCAATTTCCCGCAGGCCCCTTTGTGTTAGCTTCCAGGCTGCGAGTTCCGGTATTATTTGTCTATGTAATGAAGGAAACCAATAGGCATTATCATTTATACACAAGAAAGGCCGAGTCCAAGCATAGGGATGCTGATGGCCTTCTGGAAGAATACACCAAAAGTCTTACCTGGATTCTTGAAAAATATCCATTACAATGGTTCAATTATTTCGATTTTTGGAAAAGCGAAAATGATTCATAA